The Pyricularia oryzae 70-15 chromosome 5, whole genome shotgun sequence genome includes a region encoding these proteins:
- a CDS encoding choline dehydrogenase, with amino-acid sequence MLPTTGYKALLQGISALSLLALSASQASDAATYDYVVVGSGPGGGVVATNLAKAGYSVFLLEAGDASAAGGFGTYSPTVTWDFFVRHYPEGDPRNEQYSHLTWKTPEGKYWVGQTGAPAGSELLGVYYPRGATLGGSSMINAMAAWLPSDGDWDYHANVTGDDTWRADNMRKVFERMEKNNYLTRGAPGHGFDGYFQTQMGTRQQARLGPLAGNRVMEVYAQDLGLTQNMTELLTRDPNEPAADRDQTQSIYGLVSHQYANGTRYSSRDYIQEEARRPGSNLTVSVNSLATRVLFDTAGGCGGNNNNNNNKPRAVGVEYLEGASVYRADFRHSGSSAGTKKTVMARREVIVSGGAFNSPQILMLSGVGPRAHLESFNISVVADVPGVGQNLMDNQEMPIVGSGSAGTGTAGVAMVKSKHPAHGERGHVPDGRVRNRVGDLPPEPSNVYGVSMVKGSSVNDKGWVKLRSADPRDPPEINFNHYAEGSGPDLEAMKDTIAWIRTVYKRIGITTIEPPCPAGADEDGYCGESDEAWLHKQTFGHHPTSTNRIGADDDPLAVLDSKFRVRGVAGLRVIDASAFARIPGVFPVVSTFIISEKASGEMVEELEAGIAIEECTMLLDVDQVLAQTRLDYCRADTQCINDGYQYHAVAKANFVWSIATTAPNQRVDLGDDAAAGSSDSGLSTQRRAEQQRQQ; translated from the exons ATGCTGCCCACCACAGGCTACAAGGCCCTGCTCCAGGGCATCTCGGCCCTTTCCCTCCTAGCCCTGAGCGCATCCCAGGCCTCGGACGCAGCGACCTACGACTACGTGGTGGTCGGCAGCGGAccgggcggcggcgtggtGGCGACGAACCTCGCCAAGGCGGGCTACTCGGTGTTCCTGCTCGAGGCGGGCGACGCCAGCGCGGCGGGCGGATTCGGGACCTACTCGCCGACCGTCACGTGGGACTTTTTCGTCCGCCACTACCCCGAGGGCGACCCGCGCAACGAACAGTACAGCCACCTGACCTGGAAGACGCCCGAGGGCAAGTACTGGGTCGGGCAGACCGGGGCGCCGGCGGGCTCGGAGCTGCTGGGCGTGTACTACCCGCGCGGGGCGACGctgggcggcagcagcatgaTCAACGCCATGGCCGCGTGGCTGCCCAGCGATGGGGACTGGGACTACCACGCCAACGTCACGGGAGACGACACTTGGAG GGCCGACAACATGCGCAAGGTGTTTGAGAGGATGGAAAAAAACAACTACCTGACCCGCGGCGCACCGGGCCACGGCTTCGACGGCTACTTCCAGACGCAGATGGGCACCAGGCAGCAGGCGCGCCTCGGGCCGCTGGCGGGCAACCGGGTCATGGAGGTGTACGCGCAGGACCTCGGCCTGACGCAGAACATGACGGAGCTGCTGACGCGCGACCCCAACgagcccgccgccgaccgcGACCAGACCCAGAGCATCTACGGGCTGGTCAGCCACCAGTACGCCAACGGCACCAGGTACAGCTCGCGCGACTACATCCAGGAGGAGGCGCGCCGGCCCGGCTCCAACCTGACCGTGTCCGTCAACTCGCTCGCCACCAGGGTGCTGTTCGACACTGCGGGGGGCTGCggcggcaacaacaacaacaacaacaacaagccgCGCGCCGTGGGCGTCGAGTACCTCGAGGGCGCGTCCGTGTACCGGGCCGACTTTCGccacagcggcagcagcgccgGCACCAAAAAGACCGTCATGGCCAGGCGCGAGGTCATCGTGTCCGGCGGCGCCTTCAACTCGCCGCAGATCCTCATGCTCAGCGGCGTCGGGCCCCGCGCGCACCTCGAGTCGTTCAACATCAGCGTCGTGGCCGACGTGCCCGGCGTGGGGCAGAACCTCATGGACAACCAGGAGATGCCGATCGTGGGCTCGGGCAGCGCGGGCACGGGCACGGCGGGCGTGGCCATGGTCAAGTCCAAGCACCCGGCCCACGGCGAGCGGGGACATGTTCCTGATGGGCGGGTCCGG AACAGGGTCGGGGACCTGCCGCCGGAGCCCAGCAACGTCTACGGCGTCAGCATGGTCAAGGGGAGCTCGGTCAACGACAAAGGCTGGGTGAAGCTGCGCAGCGCGGACCCTCGGGACCCGCCCGAGATCAATTTCAACCACTACGCCGAGGGGTCGGGGCCGGACCTCGAGGCCATGAAGGACACCATTGCGTGGATCCGGACCGTCTACAAACGCATCGGCATCACCACCATCGAGCCGCCGTGTcccgccggcgccgacgaggaTGGATACTGCGGCGAGAGCGACGAGGCGTGGCTCCACAAGCAGACCTTTGGCCACCACCCGACCAGCACCAACAGGATCGGAGCCGACGACGACCCTTTGGCGGTGCTGGATTCCAAGTTTCGGGTGCGGGGGGTTGCCGGCTTGAGAGTGATCGACGCCAGTGCCTTTGCTCGGATTCCCGGCGTGTTCCCTGTGGTGTCTACGTTCATAATCAGCGAGAAGGCGTCGGGCGAGATGGTCGAGGAGCTTGAAGCTGGAATTGCCATTGAGGAGTGCACCAT GCTCCTCGACGTTGACCAAGTCCTTGCGCAGAC TCGACTCGACTACTGCAGGGCCGACACACAGTGCATAAATGACGGCTATCAGTACCACGCGGTGGCCAAAGCCAATTTTGTCTGGTCGATAGCGACGACTGCCCCTAACCAGCGGGTAGATCTCGGCGACGACGCGGCGGCTGGTAGCTCCGATTCGGGATTGAGCACCCAGCGAAGAGCcgagcagcagcgccagcagTGA
- a CDS encoding lactose permease — protein MDKKEDMTIHDDLGEKPEVVGRTKEMNTTSAALAAAIAAEPPRLLSAGMIKLYAIMSVGYLVSTMNGFDGSLMGAINDMTTYQQTFGLSSAGSSAGIVFIVYNLGQIAAFPFCPFLADGYGRRWCIFIGCVIVLVGTAIQGASHTQSMFIGGRFVLGLGASIASAAAPAYTVELAHPAYRGFMAGMYNNFWWIGNILAGWTTYGTNLNFDNAWAWRIPTILQCALPAVVMVMILFFPESPRWLIAQDRAEEALAIFAKYHGDGNPDSAIVQLQYREIVEEREAMRDDNPWWDFRELVNTRSARYRLSMVVMMAFFGQWSGNNVVSYFMPAMVKEAGITDGNTRLLLNAINPLFGLLASIFGAYMLDRVGRRFMMLAGLSGALFFYVLLTAFTAEVKNNPNLSYGVIVSIYLFGIFFAAGFTPLQTLYSMECLTNRTRAKGSGINFLFLNIAMIVNTYGIAVGMEAIQWKLYIVYIGWIAIEIAIIYFFAVETAGKTLEELGGIFEAPNPRKASTQKTRIEVDEAGNILSMSSGDGRVRDSERAI, from the exons ATGGACAAGAAGGAAGACATGACCATCCACGACGACCTGGGCGAGAAGCCCGAGGTCGTCGGCAGGACCAAGGAGATGAACACCACCTCGGCCGCCCTGGCTGCTGCCATTGCTGCCGAGCCGCCACGGCTCCTCTCGGCCGGTATGATCAAGTTGTATGCCATCATGTCGGTTGGCTACTTGGTCTCGACCATGAACGGTTTTG ACGGTAGTTTGATGGGTGCCATCAACGACATGACGACCTACCAACAAACCTTTGGCCTCAGCTCCGCTGGCTCTTCGGCCGGCATTGTCTTTATCGTATACAACCTCGGCCAAATCGCCGCTTTCCCCTTTTGCCCCTTTCTCG CCGacggctacggacgccgctGGTGCATCTTTATCGGCTGcgtcatcgtcctcgtcggcaCGGCCATCCAGGGCGCGTCGCACACGCAGAGCATGTTCATCGGCGGGCGCTTCGTGCTGGGCCTGGGGGCGTCGAtcgcgtcggcggcggcgcccgcGTACACGGTGGAGCTCGCGCACCCGGCGTACCGAGGGTTCATGGCGGGCATGTACAACAACTTTTGGTGGATCGGCAACATCCTGGCCGGGTGGACTACGTACGGCACCAACCTCAACTTTGACAACGCGTGGGCCTGGCGCATCCCCACCATCCTGCAGTGCGCGCTGCCGGCCGTGGTCATGGTCATGATCCTCTTCTTCCCCGAGTCGCCGCGTTGGCTGATCGCCCAGGACCGCgccgaggaggccctggccatcttTGCAAAGTACCACGGCGACGGCAACCCCGACAGCGCCATCGTGCAGCTGCAGTACCGCGAGATTGTCGAGGAGCGGGAGGCCATGAGGGACGACAACCCCTGGTGGGATTTCCGGGAGCTGGTCAACACGCGCTCTGCTCGGTACCGTCTTTCCATGGTTGTCATGATGGCTTTCTTTGGACAGTGGTCTG GCAACAATGTCGTTTCCTACTTTATGCCTGCCATGGTCAAGGAGGCCGGCATCACCGACGGCAACACCCGCCTGCTCCTCAACGCCATCAACCCGCTCTTTGGCCTCCTCGCCTCCATCTTTGGCGCCTACATGCTGGACCGCGTGGGCCGGCGCTTCATGATGCTGGCGGGCCTGAGCGGCGCCCTCTTCTTCTACGTGCTGCTGACGGCCTTCACGGCCGAGGTCAAGAACAACCCGAACCTGTCGTACGGCGTCATCGTGTCCATCTACCTCTTTGGCATCTTCTTCGCGGCCGGCTTCACGCCGCTCCAGACGCTCTACTCGATGGAGTGCCTCACGAACCGCACGCGCGCCAAGGGCTCCGGCATCAACTTCCTGTTCCTCAACATCGCCATGATCGTCAACACGTACGGCATCGCCGTCGGCATGGAGGCCATCCAGTGGAAGCTGTACATTGTCTACATTGGCTGGATCGCCATCGAGATCGCCATCATCTACTTCTTCGCCGTCGAGACCGCCGGCAAGACCCTCGAGGAGCTCGGCGGCATCTTTGAGGCCCCCAACCCGCGCAAGGCCAGCACGCAAAAGACCAGGATCGAGGTCGACGAGGCTGGCAACATCCTCAGCATGTCGAGCGGGGACGGGAGGGTGCGCGACTCGGAGAGGGCGATTTGA
- a CDS encoding mannosyl-oligosaccharide 1,2-alpha-mannosidase IB: MARLLSYIFVLGGLFLGALSGSANGASAQELAYPKQKGSNYDYTGFESNQTARAQAVVEMFRYAWNAYHVHAFPHDSLRPLYGNYSDDRGGWGVTAVDGLDTAIIMEQTDIVNTILEHVRTINFTKTNTPKPSKISLFETNIRYLGGLLSAYDLLKGPFSHLQVKAESVDVLLRQAKSLADTLKFAFNTKSGIPVGQLFIENQTFSDDNKLDSGAQSAGLAELGTLVLEWQRLSDLTGDAQYGRLAQKAESYFLKPSSEVWPGLTGGQFNCDTGEILDRYGGWTSGNDSAYEYLVKMYVYDPERYAHYGERFTKAADSTVAHLLSHPSSRPDLTMVTTFAGTRQVNYTESLACFIGGSFILGSTALARPDWLQHGLDFSEYCANGYRQTASGIGPALYSWDLQDLKTNRAVANQTAFYAKAGFYLQDGYSIAGQAPEAVESWYYAYQWTGDRYWRDVAWAATLAQNRTMRVPGGRGFGYVRDVLREDGGGVLGAIMQSFMLAETLKYQYLIQAEKKGEWDVGATANPGRGDNKNFFVYNTEAHPLRVAAKTPV, translated from the coding sequence ATGGCACGCCTACTGTCGTACATCTTTGTGCTCGGGGGCCTCTTCCTGGGCGCCCTGTCTGGCTCCGCAAACGGGGCCTCTGCTCAGGAACTGGCATACCCCAAGCAGAAAGGCAGCAACTATGACTACACCGGATTCGAAAGCAACCAGACGGCGCGGGCGCAGGCCGTGGTGGAGATGTTCCGGTACGCCTGGAATGCGTACcacgtgcacgcgttcccgCACGACTCGCTGCGGCCGCTGTATGGCAACTACTCGGACGACCGTGGCGGCTGGGGCGTGACGGCGGTGGACGGGCTCGACACGGCCATCATCATGGAGCAGACGGACATTGTCAACACCATCCTGGAGCACGTGCGCACCATCAATTTCACAAAGACCAACACGCCAAAGCCTTCAAAGATTAGCCTCTTCGAGACCAACATCCGCTACCTCGGCGGTCTGCTTTCGGCCTACGACCTGCTAAAGGGCCCCTTTAGCCACCTGCAGGTCAAGGCGGAAAGCGTGGACGTGCTGCTCAGGCAGGCCAAGAGCCTGGCCGACACGCTCAAGTTCGCGTTCAACACCAAGAGCGGAATCCCCGTGGGgcagctcttcatcgagaacCAGACGTTCAGCGACGACAACAAGCTGGACAGCGGGGCGCAGTCGGCCGGGCTGGCGGAGCTGGGCACGCTGGTGCTGGAGTGGCAGCGGCTGTCGGACCTGACGGGCGACGCGCAGTACGGGCGGCTGGCGCAAAAGGCCGAGAGCTACTTCCTCAAGCCGTCGTCCGAGGTGTGGCCGGGGCTGACGGGCGGGCAGTTCAACTGCGACACGGGCGAGATCCTGGACCGGTACGGCGGGTGGACGTCGGGCAACGACTCGGCGTACGAGTACCTGGTCAAGATGTACGTCTACGACCCGGAGCGCTACGCCCACTACGGCGAGCGCTTCACCAAGGCCGCCGACTCCACCGTCGCCCACCTGCTGTCGCACCCCTCGTCCCGCCCGGACCTGACCATGGTGACCACCTTTGCCGGCACGCGCCAGGTCAACTACACCGAGTCGCTGGCCTGCTTCATCGGCGGCTCCTTCATCCTGGGCAGCACGGCGCTAGCCCGGCCCGACTGGCTGCAGCACGGCCTCGACTTTAGCGAGTACTGCGCCAACGGCTACCGCCAGACCGCCTCGGGCATCGGCCCGGCCCTCTACAGCTGGGACCTGCAGGACCTCAAGACCAACCGCGCCGTCGCCAACCAGACCGCCTTTtacgccaaggccggcttcTACCTGCAGGACGGCTACAGCATCGCCGGCCAGGCCCCCGAGGCCGTCGAGAGCTGGTACTACGCCTACCAGTGGACCGGCGACCGCTACTGGCGCGACGTCGCCTGGGCCGCCACCCTGGCCCAGAACCGGACCATGCGCGTCCCGGGCGGCAGGGGCTTCGGCTACGTCAGGGACGTCCTCAGggaggacggcggcggcgtcctgGGCGCCATCATGCAGAGCTTCATGCTGGCCGAGACCCTCAAGTACCAGTACCTCATCCAGGCCGAGAAGAAGGGCGAGTGGGACGTCGGCGCCACCGCCAACCCGGGCCGCGGCGACAACAAGAACTTTTTTGTCTACAACACCGAGGCCCATCCGCTGAGGGTCGCCGCCAAGACGCCTGTTTGA